A window of the Mesoplasma florum L1 genome harbors these coding sequences:
- the rnmV gene encoding ribonuclease M5, with the protein MANEIIIVEGKSDSQKLKKIYGENLITFETNGLGIDDKKLNSIKELSKKNKIIIFTDPDGPGKKIRETIIEFLDVDVFNAFVSKQDIDKNSKKIGLAEASEEAIKKALDNLITYNKKNISISWDEYVKNDFYIKANRIIIANHFNLSEDMSSKSLFKWLNWMNLKVKDIEKIIGE; encoded by the coding sequence ATGGCAAATGAAATAATTATTGTTGAAGGTAAATCAGATTCACAAAAATTAAAGAAAATTTATGGCGAAAATTTAATAACATTCGAAACAAATGGACTAGGAATTGATGATAAAAAATTAAATTCCATAAAAGAATTAAGTAAAAAAAATAAAATTATAATTTTTACAGATCCAGACGGACCAGGTAAAAAAATTAGAGAAACAATAATTGAATTTTTAGATGTTGATGTTTTTAATGCATTTGTTTCAAAGCAAGATATTGATAAAAATTCTAAAAAAATAGGTTTAGCTGAAGCAAGTGAAGAAGCTATTAAAAAAGCTTTAGATAATTTAATTACATATAATAAAAAAAATATTTCAATTTCTTGAGATGAATATGTTAAAAATGATTTTTACATAAAAGCAAACAGAATTATAATTGCTAATCATTTTAATTTGAGTGAAGATATGAGTTCAAAGAGTTTATTCAAATGATTAAATTGAATGAATTTAAAAGTTAAAGATATAGAAAAAATAATAGGTGAGTAG
- the rsmA gene encoding 16S rRNA (adenine(1518)-N(6)/adenine(1519)-N(6))-dimethyltransferase RsmA: MKVEAKKKFGQNFISDQNLINKIVSILGNDKDQLIIEIGPGTGALTKLLAQKYNKVVAIEIDTDMEPILKKEITNDNFELFLSDVLLVDFEKLIKEKRQHENQKVSIISNMPYYITSEILFRTLNVSDKLTKAVFMMQKEVAIRVCSYKGENNYNNLSVACEFYADKKYEFTVPKHMFYPVPKVDSAIISLTFNNKYTEQIKDKDKFLTFLRKIFNNRRKTILNNLSNVTNDKTKANEILDNLNIDKSLRPEVVGLEDFIRIYNKTR, translated from the coding sequence ATGAAAGTTGAAGCAAAGAAAAAATTTGGTCAAAACTTTATTAGTGATCAAAATTTAATTAATAAGATAGTTTCAATATTAGGTAATGATAAAGATCAACTAATTATAGAAATTGGTCCAGGAACAGGAGCACTAACTAAATTACTTGCACAAAAATATAACAAAGTAGTAGCAATAGAAATTGATACTGACATGGAGCCTATTTTAAAAAAAGAAATAACAAATGACAATTTCGAATTATTTCTTTCAGATGTGTTATTAGTTGATTTTGAAAAATTAATAAAAGAAAAAAGACAACATGAAAATCAAAAAGTTTCAATAATTTCTAACATGCCTTACTATATAACAAGTGAAATACTTTTTAGAACATTAAATGTAAGTGATAAGTTAACAAAAGCTGTTTTTATGATGCAAAAAGAAGTTGCTATTAGAGTGTGTTCATATAAAGGCGAAAATAATTACAATAATCTTTCAGTTGCTTGTGAATTTTATGCAGATAAAAAATATGAGTTTACAGTTCCTAAACATATGTTCTACCCAGTACCGAAAGTGGATTCTGCAATAATATCATTAACATTCAACAATAAATACACTGAACAAATTAAAGACAAAGATAAATTCTTAACATTTTTAAGAAAAATATTTAATAACAGAAGAAAAACAATATTGAATAATTTATCAAATGTAACTAATGACAAAACAAAAGCTAATGAAATCCTTGATAATCTTAATATTGATAAATCATTAAGACCTGAAGTAGTTGGTTTAGAAGACTTTATTAGAATTTACAACAAAACTAGATAA